From the Musa acuminata AAA Group cultivar baxijiao chromosome BXJ3-7, Cavendish_Baxijiao_AAA, whole genome shotgun sequence genome, one window contains:
- the LOC103990299 gene encoding uncharacterized protein At1g15400-like — protein sequence MAELQRSATTFRRSGSSGLVWDEKLFSEKKKEKEEEEEEGAEEIRELKHSKSVGSTRRTMGRNRSTGDGRHAFRAGVLPPNVDPPSPKVPRCLCCGFFGKRGSARPSKPRSQ from the coding sequence atggCAGAGCTACAAAGATCTGCGACGACGTTCAGGAGGTCAGGTTCATCAGGGCTGGTGTGGGATGAGAAGTTGTTCTccgagaagaagaaggaaaaggaggaggaggaggaggaaggagccgAAGAAATCAGGGAACTGAAGCACTCGAAGAGCGTGGGGTCGACCCGCCGAACGATGGGACGCAACCGCAGCACCGGCGACGGCAGGCACGCCTTCCGTGCAGGTGTCCTCCCGCCGAACGTCGACCCGCCATCTCCTAAGGTCCCTCGTTGCCTTTGCTGTGGATTCTTCGGCAAGCGCGGATCGGCAAGGCCGTCGAAGCCAAGAAGCCAGTGA
- the LOC103990298 gene encoding protein OVEREXPRESSOR OF CATIONIC PEROXIDASE 3 produces MAASASTPAMALGVSSAALRCRTTSRLPLLVGSSEQLPSSAVPPRPRRSFQSLVAFSRRRKSSSGLAKTKEGPPRRKSTEQNNDWAGDDIDEDAFEALFSQLEEDLKNDNVLSDDVDDDISEEDLARLELELEEALGVEDNDDISGISPSSGHLGSDEDDEYEDRRPKLKNWQMRRLARALKIGRRKTSIKSLAAELGLERAFVLELLRDPPPNLLLMSASLPDEIKQTNEPSSESLMGDTTHTPEPESKLLESPPAIATDDVQSKPAKELPVHVMRTRWLAQKRLKKVHIETLERVYSRTKRPTNAMISSIVHVTNLPWKRVLKWFEEKRLEDGIPDHRAPYRRSSPGTSSAG; encoded by the exons ATGGCGGCATCCGCTTCGACGCCCGCCATGGCCTTGGGGGTCTCGTCGGCAGCCCTCCGATGCAGAACGACGAGCAGGCTGCCTCTCCTGGTTGGCTCCTCGGAGCAGCTCCCCTCATCGGCTGTACCTCCGCGCCCGCGCCGCTCCTTCCAATCCCTCGTCGCCTTCTCTCGGCGCAGGAAGAGCAGCTCGGGGCTCGCCAAAACTAAGGAAGGTCCTCCCAGGCGTAAG TCAACAGAGCAAAATAATGATTGGGCTGGAGATGATATTGATGAAGATGCTTTTGAGGCACTTTTCAGCCAACTGGAGGAAGATTTGAAAAATGATAACGTTCTGagtgatgatgttgatgatgacatAAGTGAAGAAGATTTGGCTAGGCTAGAACTAGAGTTAGAGGAAGCACTAGGGGTTGAAGATAATGATGATATTTCTGGAATTTCACCAAGTTCTGGTCATTTGGGCAGTGATGAGGATGATGAGTATGAAGACAGAAGACCAAAGCTTAAGAATTGGCAGATGCGGAGACTGGCACGTGCTTTAAAGATTGGTAGGCGTAAAACTAGC ATTAAAAGTCTTGCTGCAGAACTTGGGCTAGAAAGGGCTTTTGTCCTCGAATTGCTTCGTGATCCACCTCCAAATCTTTTGCTTATGTCTGCTTCTTTACCTGATGAAATCAAACAGACAAATGAACCTTCAAGCGAGTCCTTAATGGGTGACACCACACATACACCTGAACCAGAAAGCAAGCTGTTGGAATCTCCTCCTGCTATAGCGACGGATGATGTACAAAGCAAGCCCGCTAAAGAACTTCCTGTTCACGTAATGCGAACAAGGTGGTTGGCACAGAAGAGACTGAAGAAAGTGCATATCGAAACATTAGAAAGAGTTTACTCGCGAACAAAACGTCCGACT AATGCAATGATCAGCAGTATAGTACATGTAACAAATCTTCCATGGAAGAGAGTGCTGAAGTGGTTTGAAGAGAAGCGACTCGAGGATGGAATTCCTGATCATCGTGCTCCATATCGGCGGTCTTCGCCTGGGACCAGCTCCGCTGGTTGA
- the LOC103990297 gene encoding monothiol glutaredoxin-S4, mitochondrial, protein MARLLSSMVLRAMTSSSNSTKVAFGSSYLKQMKYSTRGSADSGVNADLPTNGFASSGTYPTRITSDPDTHEDFQPTNKNTGISILDIVQQDVKENPVMIYMKGLPDAPRCGFSALAVKVLQQYGVPIRARDILGDLKLKESVKAYTNWPTFPQVFIKGEFVGGSDIVLNMHQKGELKDLLADITHNGNQGRE, encoded by the exons ATGGCAAGATTACTGTCAAGCATGGTCCTAAGGGCCATGACCAGTTCCTCTAACAGCACAAAG GTTGCATTTGGTTCATCCTATCTGAAACAGATGAAGTACTCAACCAGGGGAAGTGCTGATTCTGGTGTAAATGCAGATCTTCCCACCAATGGTTTTGCATCTTCTGGCACATACCCAACAAGGATAACCAGCGATCCTGATACACACGAAGACTTTCAGCCAACAAACAAAAATACTGGCATCTCTATACTAGATATTGTGCAGCAG GATGTCAAGGAAAATCCAGTCATGATTTATATGAAGGGTCTGCCAGATGCCCCTCGCTGTGGATTCAGTGCATTGGCTGTGAAGGTCCTACAACAATATG GTGTCCCTATCAGGGCGAGAGATATTTTGGGAGATCTTAAGCTTAAAGAAAGTGTAAAAGCTTATAC CAATTGGCCAACATTTCCCCAAGTATTTATCAAAGGAGAGTTTGTAGGAGGATCTGACATTGTTCTTAATATGCATCAG AAAGGCGAACTCAAGGATTTACTGGCAGACATCACTCATAATGGCAACCAAGGCAGGGAGTGA